The following are encoded in a window of Hippoglossus hippoglossus isolate fHipHip1 chromosome 23, fHipHip1.pri, whole genome shotgun sequence genomic DNA:
- the chpt1 gene encoding cholinephosphotransferase 1 has product MSRSSPPFTDTTAPRSESLRPGVSRSSSRWVCEADEAEEAAAAAMPHPLWPEPLSAAQLKRLEEHKYSASGRSLVEPPCQVYWNWLVEQTPTWVAPNTLTIVGLMVNIVSTVVLVYYCPTATEEAPCWAFLLSALGLFIYQSLDAIDGKQARRTNSSSALGELFDHGCDAVSTVFVAIGTCISCGIGRFPDWMFFCGFIGMFMFFCAHWQTYVSGTLRFGLVDVTEVQLSIMVMYVMSAFGGVGLWQTTLPIIGLQMYVFPIVGIIGGALYSCYNYFYVILNGGVGKNGSTVADTSVLSPGLHIGLILTLAFIIFKKSSSSLFENHPCLYLLAFGMVIAKISNKLVVAHMTKSELHLPDSAFIGPGLLFLNQYFNSFIDEYSVLWIATILSLLDLVRYCTGVCIQIAAHLRIQVFSITPPGHMHRD; this is encoded by the exons ATGAGCCGCAGTTCGCCGCCGTTCACCGACACTACTGCGCCTCGGTCCGAGTCCCTACGCCCGGGTGTGTCGCGGAGCTCGTCGCGGTGGGTCTGCGAGGCTGACGaggcagaagaagcagcagcagcagccatgccACATCCCCTGTGGCCGGAGCCGCTGTCCGCGGCTCAGCTCAAGCGGCTGGAGGAGCACAAGTACAGCGCGTCCGGCCGCTCGCTGGTCGAGCCCCCGTGTCAGGTCTACTGGAACTGGCTCGTGGAGCAGACGCCCACATGGGTCGCCCCGAACACGCTGACCATCGTGGGCCTGATGGTCAACATCGTGTCCACCGTGGTGCTCGTGTATTATTGTCCCACGGCGACGGAGGAG gCTCCGTGTTGGGCCTTCTTACTGAGCGCTCTGGGCCTCTTCATCTACCAGTCTCTGGACGCCATCGATGGGAAACAGGCCCGGAGGACAAATAGCAGCTCTGCGCTCGGGGAGCTCTTTGACCACGGCTGCGATGCCGTCTCCACAG TGTTTGTTGCTATCGGAACGTGCATCTCATGTGGCATCGGTAGATTCCCAGACTGGATGTTCTTCTGCGGTTTCATTGGGATGTTCATGTTCTTCTGCGCCCACTGGCAGACCTACGTGTCCGGGACACTCCGCTTCGGCCT GGTGGACGTCACAGAAGTGCAGTTATCCATCATGGTCATGTATGTGATGTCGGCGTTCGGAGGCGTGGGCCTTTGGCAAACTACG CTGCCGATCATCGGACTGCAGATGTACGTCTTCCCCATCGTGGGCATCATCGGAGGGGCCCTCTACTCCTGCTACAACTACTTCTACGTCATTTTGAACGGGGGTGTTGGCAAGAACGGCTCCACAGTGGCC GACACCAGCGTGCTGAGTCCCGGTTTGCACATCGGCCTCATCCTCACCTTGGCCTTCATCATTTTCAAGAAGTCTTCCAGCAGCCTGTTCGAGAACCACCCCTGTCTCTACCTGCTCGCCTTCGGCATGGTCATCGCCAAGATCTCCAACAAACTGGTG GTCGCTCACATGACCAAGAGTGAGTTGCACCTCCCGGACTCGGCCTTCATAGGCCcgggcctcctcttcctcaaccaATACTTCAACAGCTTTATAGACGAGTACAGCGTCCTCTGGATCGCCACG ATCCTGTCTCTTCTGGATCTCGTACGCTACTGCACAGGCGTGTGCATCCAGATCGCCGCCCACCTGCGCATCCAGGTCTTCAGCATCACGCCGCCAGGCCACATGCACCGCGACTGA